One Luteibacter aegosomaticola genomic window carries:
- a CDS encoding ABC transporter ATP-binding protein, translating to MIEFDHVHKAFGDHVVIKDLSLRVEDGEFFVLVGPSGSGKSTLLRTVNRLTQIDGGRVLVDGQDVAAQPIEVLRRGIGYAIQSVGLFPHRTVAENIATVPRLLGWPERDIAARVAELIGLLKLDEPGMGERYPDTLSGGQAQRVGVARALAARPKIVLMDEPFGALDPLTRESLQASVKAIQRDTGTTILFVTHDMDEAFRLGDRVALMLDGRLAQVGTPLELIRSPVDERVNAFVGGTRAYLRELAVRCVRDSMRRDEQAEGDAIPVDATLQEALGVMLAQRRDRLAVEGGGAILLADIVARPR from the coding sequence ATGATCGAGTTCGACCACGTCCACAAGGCCTTCGGCGATCACGTCGTGATCAAGGACCTGTCGCTACGCGTGGAAGACGGCGAGTTCTTTGTGCTGGTGGGCCCATCGGGCTCCGGCAAGTCCACGTTGTTGCGGACAGTGAACCGGCTGACGCAGATCGACGGTGGGCGTGTCCTCGTCGATGGCCAGGATGTCGCCGCGCAGCCGATCGAGGTGCTGCGGCGTGGTATCGGCTATGCGATCCAGTCCGTGGGATTGTTTCCGCACCGTACGGTGGCCGAGAACATCGCCACCGTGCCGCGCCTGCTGGGATGGCCGGAGCGCGATATCGCGGCGCGCGTGGCCGAGCTGATTGGCCTGTTGAAGCTCGACGAACCGGGCATGGGCGAACGCTATCCCGATACGCTTTCCGGTGGGCAGGCGCAGCGCGTAGGCGTGGCGCGTGCACTGGCGGCACGGCCGAAGATCGTGCTGATGGATGAACCCTTCGGTGCGTTGGATCCACTGACGCGCGAATCGTTGCAGGCCAGCGTGAAGGCGATCCAGCGCGATACTGGTACGACCATCCTGTTTGTGACGCACGACATGGATGAAGCGTTCCGCCTGGGCGATCGCGTGGCGCTCATGCTCGATGGACGCCTGGCCCAGGTCGGCACGCCGCTGGAACTGATTCGTTCGCCGGTCGATGAGCGCGTCAATGCGTTTGTCGGCGGCACGCGCGCCTACCTGCGTGAGCTCGCGGTCCGCTGCGTGCGCGACAGCATGCGCCGCGACGAGCAGGCGGAAGGCGATGCCATCCCCGTCGATGCGACCCTGCAGGAGGCGCTGGGCGTGATGCTCGCCCAGCGCCGCGACCGTTTGGCCGTGGAGGGTGGGGGCGCCATCTTGCTGGCCGACATCGTGGCGCGCCCCCGATGA
- a CDS encoding ABC transporter permease has translation MDFLHIAPNRLLSGHPASPHAALMALAWLVAAAAGFWRGGTAVALVLIIGLPFLAGYEATQLLQHAPPTTRIQLGAGFWTQWLAAALLLLDRLHHLRVAWRTTAWCLVASAFVAGAMAGAFNDIALVREWQAQRGAFADALATHGVLSLVTLGLALVIGSPLGYIAWRQRRAGGALLGVLAFLQTIPSLALFALLIGPFAWVARQWPTLGALGFGGTGAAPAVFALVLYALLPVVRYTVAGLDAVPDDAREAARGLGMSRGQVLWRVQLPLGWPVLLAGLRIVAVQTIGLAAVAALIGAGGLGRFVFLGIGQGATDMVLLGTLAIIVLALAADLLFQGLMALTGRRA, from the coding sequence ATGGACTTCCTTCATATCGCGCCTAACCGTTTGCTCAGCGGGCATCCGGCAAGCCCGCATGCGGCGCTGATGGCGTTGGCGTGGCTTGTCGCGGCAGCAGCGGGCTTCTGGCGCGGAGGCACGGCGGTAGCGCTGGTGCTGATCATCGGCCTGCCGTTCCTTGCCGGGTACGAGGCGACGCAGCTGTTGCAGCACGCACCGCCCACCACGCGCATCCAGTTGGGCGCAGGCTTCTGGACGCAGTGGCTCGCAGCGGCCTTGTTGCTGCTCGACCGGCTGCATCACCTGCGCGTGGCTTGGCGGACCACGGCATGGTGCCTCGTGGCGTCAGCGTTTGTCGCAGGCGCGATGGCGGGCGCGTTTAACGACATCGCCCTGGTCCGCGAATGGCAGGCGCAACGCGGTGCCTTTGCCGATGCGCTTGCAACGCATGGCGTGTTGTCGCTGGTGACCCTGGGTCTGGCGCTTGTGATCGGTTCGCCGCTGGGCTACATCGCGTGGCGGCAGCGACGGGCGGGTGGCGCACTGTTGGGTGTGCTGGCGTTCCTGCAAACCATTCCTTCGCTCGCGTTGTTCGCTTTGTTGATCGGGCCGTTCGCCTGGGTAGCGCGGCAATGGCCGACCCTCGGCGCACTGGGCTTTGGCGGCACAGGAGCGGCGCCCGCGGTATTCGCGCTGGTGCTTTACGCGTTGCTGCCCGTGGTGCGCTACACCGTGGCTGGACTGGATGCCGTCCCCGACGATGCGCGTGAAGCCGCGCGTGGCCTGGGCATGAGCCGCGGCCAGGTGTTGTGGCGTGTGCAGCTACCGCTGGGCTGGCCCGTGCTGCTCGCGGGCCTGCGGATCGTCGCGGTGCAGACCATCGGGCTCGCTGCCGTCGCGGCCTTGATCGGCGCGGGTGGGTTGGGCCGGTTCGTTTTCCTCGGTATCGGGCAGGGCGCGACGGATATGGTGTTGTTGGGTACGCTGGCGATCATCGTGCTGGCTCTCGCCGCCGATCTTCTTTTCCAGGGCCTCATGGCTCTTACCGGGCGCCGCGCATGA